A DNA window from Delphinus delphis chromosome 6, mDelDel1.2, whole genome shotgun sequence contains the following coding sequences:
- the STPG3 gene encoding LOW QUALITY PROTEIN: protein STPG3 (The sequence of the model RefSeq protein was modified relative to this genomic sequence to represent the inferred CDS: inserted 1 base in 1 codon; deleted 1 base in 1 codon): protein MNFDQKAVKFLANFHIDGGEHWTHGPLKQKPLVTSQPVGGGPPGGPRPRACFPPGLERRPPVVTNLGVPGPTRYRVPDASVRECSPLPHSSPSARMHPTRDGGGCRAWQTVWFPRESPVTQNDFNWEQWPSPADYQPPSPPASPAFSFGGRLTPASPTEARAHLGMLQAWGAGPRAQPLLQVPLPTGLAPXAYNILPGCRLPGPCPPAFCMSCSPLLASWVGSSCTLGPAAYGVEDCYNSHFPSAMGVVIQGLQRPKCHDTGPFCALSSPVDPVNSHGAVQVKL from the exons ATGAATTTTGACCAAAAGGCGGTGAAATTCCTGGCAAATTTTCACATCGATGGAGGCGAACACTGGACCCATGGCCCCCTGAAACAGAAGCCACTTGTGACTTCCCA GCCGGTTGGTGGAGGCCCGCCTGGAGGACCCAGGCCCAGAGCTTGCTTCCCGCCAGGGCTGGAGCGACGCCCTCCCGTCGTTACCAATCTGGGCGTCCCGGGCCCCACCAGGTACCGGGTGCCAGATGCTTCGGTGCGAGAGTGCTCCCCACTGCCCCACTCTTCACCATCGGCTCGCATGCACCCCACCCGTGAC GGTGGCGGCTGCAGAGCGTGGCAGACCGTGTGGTTCCCGAGGGAAAGCCCTGTCACCCAGAACGACTTCAACTGGGAGCAG TGGCCCTCGCCCGCCGACTACCAGCCGCCCAGCCCGCCCGCCTCCCCGGCCTTCAGCTTCGGGGGTCGCCTTACTCCAGCCTCCCCCACCGAGGCCCGAGCCCACTTGGGGATGCTGCAGGCCTGGGGTGCAGGGCcgcgggcccagcccctcctgcaggTGCCTCTGCCGACGGGGTTAGCTC TCGCCTACAACATCCTTCCCGGGTGCCGCCTGCCGGGCCCCTGCCCGCCCGCTTTCTGCATGAGCTGCTCGCCCCTGCTGGCCTCCTGGGTGGGCTCCT CCTGCACCCTGGGCCCGGCTGCCTATGGCGTGGAGGACTGCTACAACTCGCACTTCCCCTCCGCA ATGGGGGTGGTCATCCAAGGCTTGCAGAGACCCAAGTGCCACGACACTGGCCCCTTCTGCGCGCTCTCGAGCCCAGTGG ACCCTGTGAACTCACACGGGGCCGTGCAGGTCAAGCTGTAG
- the NELFB gene encoding negative elongation factor B, giving the protein MDPPSYPGVGPKAASLQGPHLQLVLNPFKQSLHKSCSHGVGIIPFRREAKDKRPAALRPPSAPTLFSFAGEGRGAVAGNLSGAAAAFPGSRLAGGPGSCAGRKWAAAVRGDPRCGRNLAELEGAGERSSGGPRGPGERTAAGPAASAAVPGERGGDGAPSRIGAGASAMFAGLQDLGVANGEDLKETLTNCTEPLKAIEQFQTENGVLLPSLQSALPFLDLHGTPRLEFHQSVFDELRDKLLERVSAIATEGKAEERYKKLEDLLEKSFSLVKMPSLQPVVMCVMKHLPKVPEKKLKLVMADKELYRACAVEVKRQIWQDNQALFGDEVSPLLKQYIVEKESALFSTELSVLHNFFSPSPKTRRQGEVVQRLTRMVGRNVKLYDMVLQFLRTLFLRTRNVHYCTLRAELLMSLHDLDVGDICSVDPCHKFTWCLDACIRERFVDSKRARELQGFLDGVKKGQEQVLGDLSMILCDPFAINTLSLSTVRHLQELVGQELLPRDSPDLLLLLRLLALGQGAWDMIDSQVFKEPKMEVELVTRFLPTLMSFVVDDHAFNVDQKLPAEEKAPVSYPSALPETFTKFLQEQRVACEVGLYYVLHITKQRNKNALLRLLPGLGPAITVGPPGACRTIFRLGARCPSGGAFTGFWVSMWRSQGRQLVCFGGFQEHSHKELGFASFFLLTFELLYLSCLIVSVDTGCPVRWEHQCLPATSCRLGGWGAGLQSRSGRAISFFAVTDRFW; this is encoded by the exons ATGGACCCGCCCTCCTACCCAGGGGTCGGCCCCAAGGCTGCCTCCCTGCAGGGGCCTCACCTGCAGCTTGTG CTCAACCCCTTCAAACAGTCACTGCACAAGAGCTGCTCCCATGGTGTTGGCATCATCCCTTTCCGCAGGGAAGCCAAGGACAA gcgcCCCGCAGCACTCCGCCCTCCCTCCGCGCCAACCCTGTTCTCCTTTGCCG GCGAGGGCCGCGGCGCAGTTGCCGGGAACCTCTccggggcggcggcggcgttTCCGGGGAGCCGGTTGGCGGGCGGACCCGGCTCCTGTGCGGGGCGGAAGTGGGCGGCTGCGGTCCGAGGGGATCCGCGCTGCGGGCGGAATCTGGCCGAGCTGGAGGGCGCCGGGGAGCGGAGCTCGGGCGGCCCCCGAGGCCCGGGCGAGCGGACAGCTGCGGGGCCTGCGGCGAGCGCGGCGGTGCCCGGGGAGCGCGGAGGAGATGGGGCGCCGAGCCGGATTGGGGCCGGGGCGTCGGCCATGTTCGCGGGGCTGCAGGACCTGGGCGTGGCCAACGGCGAGGACCTGAAGGAGACGCTGACCAACTGCACCGAGCCGCTCAAAGCCATCGAGCAGTTCCAG ACAGAAAATGGCGTGCTGCTGCCTTCCCTGCAGTCGGCCTTGCCCTTCTTGGACCTGCATGGGACGCCCCGACTGGAATTCCACCAGTCAGTGTTTGATGAGCTTCGGGACAAGCTGCTGGAGCGCGTGTCAGCCATTGCCACAGAGGGGAAGGCCGAGGAGAG GTACAAGAAACTCGAGGACCTTCTGGAGAAGAGCTTTTCTCTGGTGAAGATGCCATCTCTGCAGCCAGTGGTGATGTGCGTCATGAAacacttgcccaag GTTCCtgagaagaaactgaagctggtGATGGCCGACAAGGAGCTGTACCGGGCCTGCGCCGTGGAGGTGAAGCGGCAGATCTGGCAGGACAACCAGGCGCTCTTTGGCGACGAGGTCTCCCCGCTGCTGAAACAGTACATCGTGGAAAAGGAGAGCGCGCTCTTCAGCACGGAGCTCTCCGTCCTGCACAACTTCTTCAGCCCTTCCCCCAAGACCAGACGCCAGGGCGAG GTGGTGCAGAGGCTGACCCGGATGGTGGGCCGCAACGTGAAGCTGTACGACATGGTCCTGCAGTTCCTGCGCACGCTCTTCTTGCGCACCCGCAATGTGCACTACTGCACGCTGCGCGCCGAGCTGCTCATGTCCCTGCATGACCTGGACGTCGGCGACATCTGCTCCGTGGACCCCTGCCACAAG TTCACATGGTGCCTGGACGCTTGCATCCGAGAGCGCTTCGTGGACAGCAAGAGGGCCCGGGAGCTGCAGGGCTTCCTTGACGGAGTGAAGAAGGGGCAGGAGCAGGTCCTGGG GGACCTGTCCATGATCCTGTGTGATCCCTTCGCCATCAACACCTTGTCGCTGAGCACGGTCAGGCACCTGCAGGAGCTGGTGGGCCAGGAGCTGCTGCCCAGG GACAGCCCGGATCTCCTCCTGCTGCTCCGGCTGCTGGCGCTGGGCCAGGGGGCATGGGACATGATCGACAGCCAGGTCTTCAAGGAACCCAAGATG GAGGTGGAGCTGGTCACCAGGTTCCTGCCCACGCTCATGTCCTTTGTGGTGGACGACCACGCCTTCAACGTGGATCAGAAGCTCCCGGCCGAGGAGAAGGCCCCGGTCTCGTACCCGAGCGCGCTGCCAGAGACTTTCACCAA GTTCCTGCAGGAGCAGCGCGTGGCCTGCGAGGTGGGGCTGTACTACGTGCTGCACATCACCAAGCAGAGGAACAAGAACGCGCTCCTGCGCCTGCTCCCGGGTCTCG GACCTGCGATCACCGTGGGCCCACCCGGGGCGTGCAGGACCATCTTCCGTCTCGGGGCCCGGTGCCCCTCAGGTGGCGCGTTCACAGGCTTCTGGGTCAGCATGTGGCGATCTCAGGGGCGACAGCTTGTCTGTTTCGGGGGCTTCCAGGAGCACAGTCATAAGGAACTTGGATTTGCCTCATTCTTTCTACTCACTTTTGAACTTCTGTATCTTTCTTGTTTAATCGTGTCTGTAGACACAGGATGTCCTGTGAGGTGGGAGCATCAGTGTCTCCCAGCCACGAGCTGCCGCCTGGGGGGCTGGGGTGCAGGTCTTCAATCACGTTCAGGGAGAGCGATCTCGTTCTTTGCTGTAACTGATAGGTTCTGGTAA
- the TUBB4B gene encoding tubulin beta-4B chain: protein MREIVHLQAGQCGNQIGAKFWEVISDEHGIDPTGTYHGDSDLQLERINVYYNEATGGKYVPRAVLVDLEPGTMDSVRSGPFGQIFRPDNFVFGQSGAGNNWAKGHYTEGAELVDSVLDVVRKEAESCDCLQGFQLTHSLGGGTGSGMGTLLISKIREEYPDRIMNTFSVVPSPKVSDTVVEPYNATLSVHQLVENTDETYCIDNEALYDICFRTLKLTTPTYGDLNHLVSATMSGVTTCLRFPGQLNADLRKLAVNMVPFPRLHFFMPGFAPLTSRGSQQYRALTVPELTQQMFDAKNMMAACDPRHGRYLTVAAVFRGRMSMKEVDEQMLNVQNKNSSYFVEWIPNNVKTAVCDIPPRGLKMSATFIGNSTAIQELFKRISEQFTAMFRRKAFLHWYTGEGMDEMEFTEAESNMNDLVSEYQQYQDATAEEEGEFEEEAEEEVA from the exons ATGAGGGAGATAGTGCACCTGCAGGCCGGCCAGTGCGGCAACCAAATCGGCGCAAAG TTTTGGGAGGTGATCAGCGATGAGCATGGCATCGACCCTACCGGCACCTACCACGGGGACAGCGACCTGCAGCTGGAGCGGATCAACGTGTACTACAACGAGGCCACGG GTGGCAAGTACGTGCCCCGCGCCGTGCTCGTGGATCTGGAGCCGGGCACCATGGACTCCGTGCGCTCGGGGCCCTTCGGGCAGATATTCAGGCCGGACAACTTCGTCTTCG GTcagagtggtgctgggaacaacTGGGCCAAGGGGCACTACACAGAAGGTGCGGAGCTGGTGGACTCGGTGCTGGATGTTGTGAGGAAGGAGGCGGAGAGCTGCGACTGCCTGCAGGGCTTCCAGCTGACCCACTCGCTGGGGGGCGGCACCGGGTCCGGGATGGGCACCCTTCTCATCAGCAAGATCCGCGAGGAGTACCCCGACCGCATCATGAACACCTTCAGCGTGGTGCCCTCGCCCAAGGTGTCGGACACGGTGGTGGAGCCCTACAACGCCACGCTGTCCGTGCACCAGCTGGTGGAGAACACGGATGAGACCTACTGCATCGACAACGAGGCGCTGTACGACATCTGCTTCCGCACCCTGAAGCTGACCACGCCCACCTACGGTGACCTCAACCACCTGGTGTCGGCCACCATGAGTGGGGTCACCACCTGCCTGCGCTTCCCGGGCCAGCTCAATGCTGACCTGCGAAAGCTGGCTGTCAATATGGTCCCCTTCCCCCGTCTGCACTTCTTCATGCCCGGCTTCGCCCCACTGACCAGCCGGGGCAGCCAGCAGTACCGCGCGCTGACGGTGCCCGAGCTCACCCAGCAGATGTTTGATGCCAAGAACATGATGGCGGCCTGTGACCCCCGCCATGGCCGCTACCTGACCGTGGCCGCCGTGTTCCGGGGCCGCATGTCCATGAAGGAGGTGGACGAGCAGATGCTTAACGTCCAAAACAAGAACAGCAGCTACTTCGTCGAGTGGATCCCCAACAACGTGAAAACAGCTGTTTGTGACATCCCGCCCCGCGGGCTGAAAATGTCTGCCACCTTCATCGGCAACAGCACAGCCATCCAGGAGCTGTTCAAGCGCATCTCAGAGCAGTTCACGGCCATGTTCCGCCGCAAGGCCTTCCTGCACTGGTACACGGGCGAGGGCATGGACGAGATGGAGTTCACCGAGGCCGAGAGCAACATGAACGACCTGGTGTCCGAGTACCAGCAGTACCAGGACGCCACGGCCGAGGAGGAGGGGGAGTTTGAGGAGGAGGCCGAGGAGGAGGTGGCCTAG
- the CIMIP2A gene encoding ciliary microtubule inner protein 2A: MTATQKHNLFPPEPHYIPGYAGFYPQLRYQVGNTYGRTTAQLLADASVPKSPCSVLSPIAKPKSIEDFSKSQPPFTPCRELTEPYVCQYTSLKPYKNCEILGRFPPQEVDAQGPPGGENVSREVPLPAGFVPYPLYPPCPPSRKGDSRDLGHPGLRLALGEEAWMSATSAREAPTQYQLCPCMREDCLAPAHQRETLRVGCFHRPPQMDHPDLIQRKAISGYAGFVPRFAWVIGMNFRDGVAQATDEFDKSQFLLRNPFRAPGKRLPRTQWPNTTIYRSQGLIPFYMGFIPAMQDNYALTFGNSTRKACQKELERRSQTL; this comes from the exons ATGACAGCTACTCAGAAGCACAACCTCTTCCCGCCGGAACCTCACTACATCCCTGG cTATGCCGGCTTCTACCCGCAGCTGCGCTACCAGGTGGGGAACACCTATGGGCGCACCACGGCGCAGCTGCTCGCGGACGCCAGCGTGCcgaagagcccgtgctccgtgcTGTCCCCCATAGCCAAGCCCAAGTCCATCGAGGACTTCAGCAAGTCCCAGCCACCTTTTACGCCCTGCCGTGAACTGACAGAGCCCTACGTCTGCCAGTACACCA GTCTGAAGCCCTACAAGAACTGTGAGATCCTGGGCCGGTTCCCACCCCAGGAGGTGGATGCCCAGGGGCCGCCGGGAGGAGAGAATGtatccagggaagtcccactgcctGCAGGCTTCGTGCCCTACCCCCTCTACCCTCCCTGCCCACCGAGCAGGAAGGGGGACTCCAGGGACCTTGGACACCCGGGCCTGCGGTTGGCATTAGGGGAAGAGGCCTGGATGAGCGCCACCTCTGCCCGTGAGGCCCCCACGCAGTACCAG CTGTGCCCCTGCATGAGGGAAGACTGCCTGGCCCCAGCCCACCAGCGGGAGACACTACGTGTGGGCTGCTTCCACAGGCCGCCCCAGATGGACCACCCCGACCTGATCCAGCGCAAGGCCATCTCAG gttaTGCTGGCTTTGTCCCTCGCTTTGCCTGGGTGATAGGGATGAATTTTCGCGATGGGGTCGCACAGGCCACAGATGAGTTTGACAAGAGCCAG TTCCTGCTCAGAAATCCCTTCCGTGCCCCGGGCAAGAGGCTGCCCAGAACGCAGTGGCCTAACACCACCATCTACAGAAGCCAAGGTCTGATACCTTTCTACATGGGGTTCATACCAG CCATGCAGGACAACTACGCACTGACGTTTGGCAACAGCACCCGCAAGGCCTGCCAGAAGGAACTGGAGAGGCGCAGCCAGACACTATGA